One stretch of Thermoprotei archaeon DNA includes these proteins:
- a CDS encoding transposase, whose amino-acid sequence MYSKTAHQPKLSKWSARTFQLMLEYKLKWLNLLVKYVNPANSSKTCPVCSGSMASYLGRIMRCEECGLTMDRDIVAVLNLQMRGEGFTQRDPDELIEGEGLSRNENSNSLCIPTNPEPNTGNSGLRL is encoded by the coding sequence ATCTATTCAAAAACTGCTCACCAACCCAAGCTCTCAAAGTGGAGCGCAAGAACATTCCAACTCATGCTTGAATACAAGCTTAAATGGCTTAACCTTCTAGTCAAATACGTTAACCCAGCCAACTCATCTAAAACCTGCCCAGTCTGCTCCGGAAGCATGGCTTCCTATCTGGGCAGGATAATGAGATGCGAAGAATGCGGATTAACAATGGATAGGGATATTGTAGCGGTGTTAAACCTTCAGATGCGGGGAGAAGGGTTCACCCAGAGAGACCCCGATGAGCTAATTGAGGGGGAAGGGTTAAGTAGGAATGAAAATAGCAATTCACTATGCATTCCTACTAATCCAGAACCCAACACTGGAAACTCTGGTCTCAGACTCTGA
- a CDS encoding helix-turn-helix domain-containing protein, which produces MSTVPKSIKYLMMYIAGDIITSENPGKGLRKWREIFNVQQNELSRKIRIPPPVISNYEQGRRLPGIKAIDKIVRGLIDIDRERGYPISSKIAGFMFESDAILDMKDFTTPVSVKNFAEAVEGDILYGKHLIERPVFGYTVIDSIKAILSMSGYEFFRLMGLTTARAAIFTNVSKGRSPMIAVRVYPIKPMVVIIHGPKKINDQLPVKIAEIEQIPLILSKIDSVEKLLTSLRRIHE; this is translated from the coding sequence ATGTCTACAGTGCCAAAGAGCATTAAATATCTCATGATGTATATTGCTGGAGACATTATAACATCTGAAAATCCTGGAAAAGGATTGCGAAAATGGCGAGAAATTTTTAATGTGCAACAAAATGAGCTATCAAGAAAGATCAGAATTCCACCTCCAGTGATAAGCAATTATGAACAAGGACGTAGACTCCCTGGAATAAAGGCTATAGATAAGATCGTAAGAGGATTAATAGACATAGATCGTGAAAGAGGCTATCCGATCTCAAGCAAAATAGCTGGCTTTATGTTTGAATCAGATGCCATACTTGACATGAAAGATTTCACCACCCCAGTATCAGTAAAAAATTTTGCTGAGGCTGTTGAGGGTGATATCCTTTACGGCAAACATTTAATTGAAAGGCCTGTTTTCGGATACACAGTGATCGATAGTATTAAAGCAATATTATCAATGAGTGGATACGAATTTTTTAGATTAATGGGATTAACAACAGCACGTGCAGCAATTTTTACAAACGTATCAAAAGGACGCTCCCCTATGATAGCTGTACGTGTATATCCTATAAAACCAATGGTAGTTATAATTCATGGCCCAAAAAAGATTAATGATCAACTGCCAGTAAAAATCGCAGAAATAGAACAAATACCACTAATATTATCTAAAATTGATAGCGTTGAAAAACTTTTAACATCACTTAGACGAATTCACGAGTAA
- the phoU gene encoding phosphate signaling complex protein PhoU → MVRLIELGLERLNNMLSEMASLSEKTVNLSLEAFMSGVDVKEEVLKRAQQLKQMKEEIGELVVEIIARYQPAASDLRFIKSALEISYDFYRFGRYSYDIAVILGDVGAISECDKEIIKNASKIVITMMRDAIKAFILRNVELTHLIYEKDDEIDKIYEEAFKKAIHTNNPLCDITSLLILRYLERIADHATYIADSLVYIVKGT, encoded by the coding sequence ATGGTTAGGCTCATAGAATTGGGTTTAGAAAGACTTAACAACATGCTAAGTGAAATGGCGTCACTTTCTGAAAAAACAGTTAACCTATCTTTAGAGGCATTCATGTCTGGCGTTGATGTTAAAGAAGAAGTTTTAAAACGGGCTCAACAACTGAAACAAATGAAAGAAGAAATTGGAGAACTAGTAGTAGAGATCATTGCTAGATATCAGCCAGCAGCATCAGATTTAAGATTCATAAAGTCTGCATTAGAAATATCTTACGATTTTTATAGATTTGGGCGATATTCTTACGATATAGCAGTCATACTAGGTGATGTAGGGGCAATTTCTGAATGCGACAAAGAAATAATAAAAAATGCCTCGAAAATTGTTATTACAATGATGCGAGATGCTATAAAAGCGTTTATATTGAGAAATGTAGAACTTACACATTTAATATACGAAAAAGATGATGAAATAGACAAAATATACGAAGAAGCATTCAAAAAAGCAATTCACACTAATAATCCTCTGTGCGATATAACGTCACTATTGATATTACGTTATTTAGAGCGTATAGCCGATCATGCAACATATATCGCAGATTCCTTAGTTTATATTGTAAAAGGAACATGA
- a CDS encoding DUF1512 domain-containing protein yields MMEVFYQVLYDQFGFGETSTTNWISLIIGIVYLVTLFLFMFGPVQMWLYTARVSKDLVRLEIYAKRSREIFISVASKYNQNKEELEKIVSDALEFFYIEPVERDPYGFIKRLDHLLNVSRNKLKLLVNKIAPIADGEEKANLENTLTTAMALNSIYKYAKHWYIVGRKAGSIVIMAQLELLMALLRDIARAYYMSFFATIKGIPIGDGVGAMVAARLMMKSQNYKVITTETIMSELDIDGRKAMIVKAAGPGGRVGKPGEAIQKLIEEYQNKINLIIMIDAAAKLESEESGTIAEGVGAAIGDPGPEKYKIEESSTKYGIPVESIVIKQGIDEAVSAMSKKLAESVDKVIERIKNIIHERVPEGGIVIIAGIGNTIGIGNSLGG; encoded by the coding sequence ATGATGGAAGTATTTTATCAAGTACTTTATGACCAATTTGGTTTTGGGGAGACTTCGACTACGAACTGGATTAGTTTAATCATAGGAATAGTATATCTGGTTACTCTTTTCTTGTTTATGTTTGGGCCTGTTCAAATGTGGCTTTATACCGCTAGGGTAAGCAAAGATCTTGTTAGGCTTGAGATTTACGCAAAGAGAAGTCGTGAGATATTCATCTCAGTAGCAAGTAAGTATAATCAGAATAAGGAAGAATTAGAGAAAATTGTAAGTGATGCATTAGAGTTCTTTTATATAGAGCCTGTAGAACGCGATCCTTATGGATTTATAAAACGGTTAGATCACTTGCTTAATGTTTCTAGGAATAAGCTTAAGCTTTTAGTAAATAAAATTGCGCCAATTGCTGATGGAGAAGAGAAAGCAAATTTAGAAAACACATTAACAACAGCTATGGCGTTGAATTCCATATATAAATATGCTAAGCACTGGTACATAGTTGGCAGAAAGGCTGGTAGTATAGTTATAATGGCGCAACTGGAACTTTTAATGGCTCTTTTAAGAGATATAGCTAGAGCTTATTATATGTCATTTTTCGCTACAATTAAAGGAATACCTATCGGTGATGGTGTAGGAGCAATGGTTGCTGCGAGGTTAATGATGAAGTCTCAAAATTACAAAGTAATTACAACTGAGACTATCATGTCAGAGTTAGATATTGATGGAAGAAAAGCAATGATTGTTAAAGCGGCTGGTCCAGGTGGTAGAGTTGGAAAGCCTGGTGAAGCAATACAAAAGCTTATAGAAGAATACCAAAACAAAATTAATTTGATAATAATGATTGATGCCGCAGCAAAATTAGAAAGTGAAGAAAGTGGAACAATAGCAGAAGGTGTCGGAGCTGCAATAGGAGATCCTGGTCCTGAGAAGTATAAGATAGAGGAATCATCAACGAAGTATGGTATTCCTGTAGAATCGATTGTAATAAAGCAAGGGATTGATGAGGCCGTATCAGCTATGTCTAAGAAATTAGCTGAGTCTGTCGATAAAGTTATTGAACGGATTAAAAATATTATACATGAGCGTGTACCTGAAGGAGGAATAGTAATAATAGCTGGAATAGGTAATACTATAGGTATTGGTAATTCGTTAGGAGGTTAA
- the map gene encoding type II methionyl aminopeptidase, whose protein sequence is MMNEILELYKKAGKILYTALKKAANKIHVDMPIIELCELVENEIKSGGAEPAFPCNISINNIAAHDTADVNDARVIPPNSIVKIDGGAHIEGYIVDSAITVSFDPDYDRLLLAAQKALSNALEIIRPGISLKELGKTIENTIRQYGYKPISNLTGHQISRYILHTGKIVPNVYAFLEHGEVIEGEIYAIEPFATNGRGEVHDLSYSRIYALLSKPKRVNDTVDELAVRIWNERKGLPFTPRWYLYNYSNAKQLVNEMVKRKIATKYPVLAEINNSYVAQFEHTILVTKEKPLVFTEI, encoded by the coding sequence ATGATGAATGAGATACTAGAGTTATACAAAAAGGCAGGGAAGATACTTTATACTGCACTGAAAAAAGCTGCAAACAAGATTCATGTAGATATGCCAATCATAGAATTATGCGAATTAGTAGAAAACGAAATAAAATCCGGTGGAGCAGAACCTGCATTTCCATGTAACATATCAATAAATAATATAGCTGCGCACGATACAGCTGATGTAAACGATGCAAGAGTAATACCACCTAATAGTATCGTAAAAATAGATGGCGGAGCACATATCGAAGGCTACATCGTCGATTCTGCTATTACTGTTTCATTTGATCCAGATTACGATAGACTTTTATTAGCTGCGCAAAAGGCATTATCAAATGCACTAGAGATCATACGACCTGGAATAAGTCTTAAAGAATTAGGTAAAACGATTGAAAACACTATACGACAGTATGGCTACAAACCGATATCAAACCTTACTGGACATCAAATCTCGCGATATATTTTACACACAGGCAAAATAGTACCTAATGTGTACGCATTCCTAGAACACGGAGAAGTAATAGAGGGAGAGATTTATGCAATAGAACCATTCGCTACGAATGGAAGAGGGGAAGTCCACGACCTATCATATTCGCGTATTTATGCTCTATTATCAAAACCGAAAAGAGTGAATGATACTGTAGATGAACTGGCAGTTAGAATATGGAACGAACGTAAAGGATTACCATTCACACCAAGATGGTACTTATATAATTATAGTAATGCAAAGCAACTAGTTAATGAGATGGTAAAAAGAAAAATTGCTACAAAATATCCTGTATTAGCAGAGATAAACAACAGTTATGTAGCACAATTTGAGCATACCATTCTAGTTACTAAAGAAAAACCCCTAGTTTTTACTGAAATTTAA
- a CDS encoding DNA-directed RNA polymerase subunit D, with translation MNVKILEKDQLKMMFVVEGVDVTLLNAIRRATINRVPTMAIDTVIILENSSIMYDEILAHRLGLIPLTTDLDEMLPDTTVILKLEVKAASDNQVVYSSQLVSSDQSVKPAWSTIPIVLLKKGQRIQLEAMARLGTGSEHAKWQPVSVSAYKNMPYIEVDKELWQKYDSKTAENIIKSCPKGVLKIVDGYPTLANPVNCTLCKYCEDISNGAIKVRWRDNEYIYRLESTGAMSPEKVFLKAIDLLISDCRNISSQLENLEKGVDVSG, from the coding sequence ATGAATGTAAAAATACTTGAAAAAGACCAGCTAAAAATGATGTTCGTGGTAGAAGGAGTGGATGTTACATTACTAAATGCTATTAGAAGAGCGACTATAAACCGCGTACCTACAATGGCTATTGATACTGTAATAATATTAGAAAATTCATCAATTATGTATGATGAGATTCTTGCACATAGACTTGGTCTTATACCATTAACTACTGACCTTGACGAAATGCTGCCGGATACTACTGTGATCCTTAAGTTAGAGGTTAAAGCCGCATCCGACAATCAGGTTGTTTATTCTTCACAACTTGTATCATCTGATCAAAGTGTTAAGCCAGCTTGGAGCACCATTCCTATAGTTCTTCTTAAAAAAGGACAGCGCATTCAATTAGAGGCTATGGCTAGATTAGGAACAGGCTCAGAACATGCTAAATGGCAACCGGTATCAGTTAGTGCGTACAAAAACATGCCATATATAGAAGTTGATAAAGAATTGTGGCAAAAATATGATAGTAAGACTGCTGAGAATATAATAAAATCGTGCCCTAAGGGTGTATTAAAAATTGTTGATGGATATCCAACTTTAGCAAATCCAGTCAATTGTACACTTTGTAAATATTGTGAAGATATTTCTAATGGCGCCATCAAAGTTCGTTGGCGTGATAATGAATACATATATAGACTTGAATCAACAGGTGCAATGTCACCTGAGAAAGTTTTTCTTAAAGCGATTGATTTATTAATCTCTGATTGTAGAAATATTAGTTCACAACTGGAGAATCTGGAAAAGGGGGTTGATGTAAGTGGTTAA
- a CDS encoding 50S ribosomal protein L18e, with amino-acid sequence MVKKAGPTNPVIRVLLRNLRKASKTWGAPIWKTVAELIEKPKRQRIHVNISRVNRYTEKDDVVIVPGKVLGAGKIDHPVTVAALSFSKTAREKIMSAGGQCISINQIVKIRPSGSNVKIIG; translated from the coding sequence GTGGTTAAGAAAGCAGGACCGACAAATCCTGTAATACGAGTTTTATTAAGGAATTTAAGGAAAGCAAGTAAAACTTGGGGAGCACCGATTTGGAAAACTGTAGCTGAGCTAATAGAGAAACCTAAACGTCAACGTATTCATGTAAATATAAGCAGAGTTAACAGATACACAGAAAAGGATGATGTTGTGATCGTACCTGGTAAAGTATTGGGAGCAGGAAAAATTGATCATCCAGTAACAGTTGCAGCGCTCTCATTTTCTAAAACTGCACGCGAAAAAATTATGAGCGCAGGAGGGCAATGCATAAGTATTAATCAGATTGTAAAGATTAGACCTAGTGGATCAAACGTAAAAATTATAGGGTGA
- a CDS encoding 50S ribosomal protein L13 yields MNEETVIVDAKNQILGRMASKVASLLLSGKNVIIVNAEKAVISGTRERVLERFEEKIERSTLKNPEKLGHRNPRRPDGIIRRTIRGMLPYKQEKGRSAYKRLRVYIGIPEDLQNYKYIRFPEADTSRLGNKYVYLDDVLKILRQSS; encoded by the coding sequence ATGAATGAGGAGACTGTTATAGTTGATGCAAAAAATCAAATACTAGGTCGAATGGCGAGCAAGGTGGCATCTTTACTACTTTCAGGTAAGAATGTTATAATTGTGAATGCTGAGAAAGCGGTTATAAGTGGAACGAGAGAAAGGGTTCTAGAAAGATTCGAAGAAAAAATTGAAAGATCAACACTGAAAAATCCTGAAAAACTCGGACATCGGAATCCTAGGAGACCTGATGGTATTATAAGAAGGACGATAAGAGGTATGCTGCCCTATAAACAAGAGAAAGGTAGAAGTGCTTACAAAAGATTGAGAGTCTATATTGGTATTCCTGAAGACTTACAAAACTATAAGTATATTAGATTCCCTGAAGCTGATACATCTAGACTTGGCAACAAATATGTTTATTTGGATGATGTTCTAAAGATTCTTAGACAAAGCTCTTAG
- a CDS encoding 30S ribosomal protein S9 translates to MSIVIASGKRKTAIARAIIKPGIGRVRINSVLLEVYEPKFIRMLISEPLLLLDEQTRKMYDIDVIVQGGGFMGQAQAIRTAIARGLIKITNREDIKALYSAYDRSLIVGDPRQAEPKKPRGRSARAKRQKSYR, encoded by the coding sequence ATGAGCATTGTAATAGCTTCCGGAAAAAGAAAGACTGCAATTGCGCGCGCAATAATCAAACCAGGTATTGGGAGAGTTAGAATTAATAGTGTACTATTAGAAGTTTATGAACCAAAATTTATTAGGATGTTAATAAGTGAACCATTACTTCTTCTAGATGAACAAACTAGAAAAATGTACGATATCGATGTGATAGTGCAAGGAGGAGGTTTTATGGGTCAAGCTCAAGCAATTAGGACCGCAATAGCACGTGGGCTTATCAAGATTACAAATCGTGAAGATATAAAAGCTTTATATTCAGCATATGATAGGAGCTTAATCGTAGGTGATCCACGTCAGGCGGAACCTAAGAAACCAAGAGGAAGAAGCGCTAGAGCTAAAAGGCAGAAATCCTATAGGTAA
- a CDS encoding DNA-directed RNA polymerase subunit N, with protein MMIPIRCFTCGAPIAQYWDEFVKRYEKEHDAGKVLDELGIKRYCCRRMFISHVNLIDEMIQFSPAPSQEE; from the coding sequence ATGATGATTCCAATTAGATGTTTTACATGTGGTGCACCGATCGCACAGTATTGGGATGAATTTGTAAAGAGATATGAAAAAGAACATGACGCTGGTAAGGTTCTTGATGAGTTAGGGATTAAAAGATACTGTTGCAGAAGGATGTTTATTAGCCATGTAAACTTAATAGATGAAATGATACAATTCTCACCAGCACCTTCTCAAGAGGAATAA
- a CDS encoding enolase C-terminal domain-like protein, with protein sequence MDTEIRELKSRIILDSRGNPTIESEVYTVKGFGRASAPSGLSTSAYEVPHIPEGGPRKVLEILTREIFPKLKGLDSSNQAFFDSQLKELDGTTNFSRIGGAAATSLSFANAKAASNTLGLPLYKHLNNLGVYELPLPLGNVIGGGKHARDRSIPFQEILVFPLNPPTIFDAIMINVMVHKELSKILSHIDPYFAGGKNDEGAWVTKVTIEKALDAVNEAIKNVKSMINVPVEIGIGMDIAASNLWYPDKKVYKYEDKVFTEDQHLNYMFSLIEKYQILYLEDPFHEDSFDTFAELTKIVKDYGTVIVGDDIFATRIDRLIEGINRKAGNGIIIKPNQVGTISDAIKVIKYAREYGFTPIVSHRSGETTDETIAHLAVAYQVPIIKTGTVGGERISKLNELIRIEELDNNIKPAFIYRMKK encoded by the coding sequence ATGGATACTGAGATACGTGAGTTAAAGTCACGCATAATTTTAGACAGTCGGGGAAATCCTACAATTGAGAGCGAAGTATATACAGTCAAGGGGTTTGGAAGGGCATCTGCTCCTAGCGGATTAAGCACAAGTGCGTATGAAGTGCCACATATACCTGAAGGTGGCCCAAGAAAAGTATTAGAGATCTTAACTAGAGAGATTTTTCCTAAACTAAAAGGGCTAGATTCCTCAAACCAAGCATTTTTTGATTCCCAATTAAAGGAATTAGATGGAACCACGAATTTCTCAAGAATCGGGGGAGCAGCAGCAACATCTTTATCTTTTGCAAACGCGAAAGCTGCATCTAATACATTAGGATTACCACTGTATAAACATCTGAACAATCTAGGTGTATACGAGCTACCTTTGCCTCTTGGTAATGTAATAGGAGGAGGAAAGCATGCACGTGATAGGTCGATACCATTTCAAGAAATATTAGTATTTCCTTTAAACCCACCTACGATATTTGATGCTATAATGATTAATGTAATGGTTCATAAAGAACTTTCTAAAATACTTTCACATATTGATCCATACTTTGCAGGAGGGAAAAATGATGAAGGAGCATGGGTTACTAAGGTAACAATAGAGAAGGCTCTTGATGCTGTTAACGAAGCAATAAAAAATGTAAAATCTATGATTAACGTGCCTGTAGAAATAGGAATTGGCATGGATATTGCTGCATCTAATTTATGGTATCCTGATAAAAAAGTTTATAAATATGAGGATAAAGTATTTACTGAAGATCAGCATCTTAATTATATGTTTTCGTTAATAGAGAAATATCAAATATTATACTTAGAAGACCCATTTCATGAAGATAGTTTTGACACTTTTGCTGAGCTCACTAAGATAGTGAAAGATTATGGTACTGTTATAGTAGGTGATGATATATTCGCAACCAGAATTGATAGACTCATTGAAGGTATTAATCGTAAGGCAGGAAATGGAATAATAATAAAACCTAATCAAGTTGGCACAATAAGTGATGCAATAAAAGTCATTAAATATGCACGTGAATATGGATTTACACCGATTGTTTCACACAGAAGTGGAGAGACCACTGATGAGACAATAGCACATCTAGCCGTTGCGTATCAAGTTCCAATTATAAAAACAGGTACCGTAGGAGGAGAACGGATCAGTAAACTCAATGAGCTTATTAGGATTGAGGAGTTAGATAACAATATAAAACCAGCTTTTATTTATAGGATGAAAAAATAA
- the rpsB gene encoding 30S ribosomal protein S2 has protein sequence MSKQDNSSGERGKKTEKYKDEERTEQLKVAPTELYVTSGLHIGTRYKSKYMQRFIFRTRVDGINIISPKDIDERIRVAGKFLSFFEPAKILVVASRPYAIQPVKKFCELVGSISSLGRFLPGMLTNPQLPFYLEPDVVFVNDPMADSQAVEEASKVGIPVVALCDTEHECSNIDLVIPVNNKGKRALATVYWLLARQILRERGEIPPDGDLSVPIDDFEAKLTEES, from the coding sequence ATGAGCAAACAAGATAATTCATCAGGAGAGAGAGGTAAAAAGACTGAAAAATACAAGGACGAAGAGAGAACAGAGCAATTAAAAGTGGCACCTACAGAACTTTATGTTACTTCTGGTTTACACATAGGTACACGTTACAAATCCAAATATATGCAACGTTTCATTTTTAGAACACGCGTTGATGGGATAAACATAATAAGTCCAAAAGATATAGATGAACGGATTAGAGTGGCAGGAAAGTTTTTGTCATTTTTTGAGCCTGCAAAGATATTAGTAGTTGCATCTAGACCATATGCAATACAACCTGTTAAAAAATTCTGTGAACTTGTAGGTTCTATATCATCCTTGGGTAGGTTCTTACCAGGCATGCTCACAAACCCACAATTACCATTTTATTTAGAGCCTGATGTAGTGTTTGTTAATGATCCAATGGCGGATTCTCAGGCTGTTGAAGAAGCAAGCAAAGTCGGAATACCAGTGGTGGCCTTATGTGATACTGAGCACGAATGTAGCAATATTGATCTTGTAATTCCGGTAAACAATAAAGGTAAAAGGGCTTTAGCGACAGTATATTGGCTTTTAGCAAGACAAATATTAAGGGAACGTGGTGAAATACCGCCGGATGGTGATCTAAGCGTACCAATAGATGATTTTGAAGCAAAACTTACTGAAGAAAGTTAG